Proteins from a genomic interval of Alosa alosa isolate M-15738 ecotype Scorff River chromosome 8, AALO_Geno_1.1, whole genome shotgun sequence:
- the LOC125299619 gene encoding kinesin-like protein KIF3C isoform X2 has product MSKTKNCETVKVVVRCRPLNQKEETAAYENVVDMDVKLGQVALRNPRAAPGELLKSFTFDAVYDASSKQGDLYDETVRPLIDSVLQGFNGTIFAYGQTGTGKTYTMQGQWQDPEKRGIIPNTFEHIFTHISRSQNQQYLVRASYLEIYQEEIRDLLGKDHSRKLELKENPDSGVYIRDLSSFVTKNVKEIEHVMNVGNQTRSIGFTNMNEHSSRSHAIFLITVECSQMGPDGQNHIRVGRLNLVDLAGSERQAKTGVRGERLKEATKINLSLSALGNVISALVDGRSSHVPYRDSKLTRLLQDSLGGNAKTLMVATLGPAAYNYEESLTTLRYANRAKNIRNKPRVNEDPKDALLREFQEEIARLKAQLDKRGVLTKERKERKMKRITEDGESDGELKDEEEEDEEEVEEVVEEVEESSVEKEARAYVQQQQARLEQEKAAIMDDRSLVAEEKHRLLEEKEKMVGDLRKEQEAAELLTTKVKALESKLLVGGKNIMDHTNEQQKMLELKRQEIAEQTRSEREMQQQMLAQDEETLELRETFSSLQQEVELKTKKLKKLYAKLQAVKAEIQDVNDEHVRTRQELEQTQNELTRELKFKYLIIENFIPPEEKNKIMNRLVFDTEEDQWKFQPLVPSENKHTQMKRRPASAVGYKRPISQYARVAIAMGAHSRYRAENIMILELDMTPPTMFQLEFAKAGAEAEPNRELHLDNATYRERSTAPRVRKSRSWCQAPRALSSSASTLSLASSGSHSLPHPHSSTATKVHH; this is encoded by the exons ATGTCCAAAACCAAGAATTGTGAGACGGTAAAGGTGGTGGTTCGGTGCCGTCCGCTCAACCAGAAGGAGGAGACGGCTGCTTACGAGAATGTCGTTGACATGGATGTAAAATTGGGACAGGTCGCGCTGCGGAACCCCCGGGCCGCCCCCGGCGAGCTCCTCAAATCCTTCACCTTCGACGCAGTGTATGATGCCAGCTCGAAGCAAGGCGACCTGTACGACGAGACTGTACGGCCGCTCATAGACTCAGTTCTTCAAGGCTTCAATGGCACCATCTTCGCCTATGGCCAGACTGGCACTGGGAAGACATACACCATGCAGGGCCAGTGGCAGGATCCGGAGAAGCGCGGTATCATCCCTAACACGTTCGAACACATATTCACGCATATATCTCGCTCACAGAACCAGCAGTACCTGGTGCGCGCCTCCTACCTGGAAATTTACCAGGAGGAGATCCGGGACCTTCTCGGTAAGGACCACAGCCGCAAGCTGGAGCTCAAGGAGAACCCGGATTCGGGGGTCTACATCCGTGACTTATCCTCCTTCGTTACAAAGAATGTCAAAGAGATCGAGCATGTAATGAACGTGGGCAACCAAACGCGCTCCATTGGTTTCACAAACATGAATGAGCACAGCTCGCGCTCGCATGCCATCTTTCTCATCACGGTGGAGTGCAGTCAGATGGGGCCCGATGGGCAAAACCACATTCGGGTGGGCAGGCTCAACCTGGTGGACCTGGCAGGCAGCGAGCGGCAGGCCAAGACCGGCGTCCGGGGAGAACGTCTGAAAGAGGCCACCAAGATCAACCTGTCACTGTCAGCGCTGGGGAACGTTATCTCAGCGCTGGTGGACGGACGGAGCTCACACGTCCCTTACCGCGACTCCAAACTCACGCGGCTGCTCCAGGACTCCTTGGGCGGCAACGCCAAAACACTGATGGTGGCCACCCTTGGGCCGGCTGCCTACAACTACGAGGAGAGCCTCACCACGCTACGCTACGCCAACCGCGCCAAAAACATCCGCAACAAGCCGCGCGTCAACGAGGACCCCAAAGACGCTCTTCTGAGGGAATTCCAGGAGGAGATCGCCAGGCTGAAGGCCCAGCTGGACAAGCGAGGGGTCTTgacaaaggagagaaaagagaggaagatgaagcGAATCACAGAGGATGGGGAGTCTGATGGAGAGCTgaaagatgaagaggaggaggacgaggaggaggtagaggaggtggtagaggaggtagaggagagcAGTGTGGAGAAGGAGGCCAGGGCCTATGTGCAACAGCAACAGGCGAGACTGGAGCAGGAGAAGGCAGCCATCATGGATGACCGCAGCCTGGTGGCGGAGGAGAAGCACAGGCtcctggaggagaaggagaagatggTGGGAGACCTGAGGAAGGAGCAGGAGGCTGCCGAGCTTCTTACCACTAAAGTcaag GCACTGGAGAGCAAGCTCCTGGTTGGGGGGAAGAACATCATGGATCACACCAACGAACAGCAGAAGATGCTGGAGCTTAAGAGGCAGGAGATTGCAGaacag acacgcAGCGAGAGGGAGATGCAGCAGCAAATGCTGGCTCAGGATGAGGAGACCCTGGAGCTCAGAGAGACCTTCTCCTCGCTGCAGCAGGAGGTGGAACTCAAAACCAAGAAACTCAAgaag ttgtatgCAAAGCTGCAGGCAGTGAAGGCTGAGATCCAGGACGTGAACGATGAACATGTGAGGACCCGGCAGGAGCTAGAGCAGACTCAGAATGAGCTCACCAGAGAGCTGAAATTCAA ATACCTGATTATTGAGAACTTCATCCCACCTGAGGAGAAGAACAAGATCATGAACCGCCTGGTGTTCGACACCGAGGAGGACCAATGGAAGTTCCAACCCCTCGTTCCTTCAGAAAA CAAACACACTCAGATGAAGAGGAGACCGGCCTCCGCGGTGGGCTACAAGCGACCAATCAGCCAGTACGCCAGGGTTGCCATAGCGATGGGAGCCCATTCCAGATATAGG gcgGAGAATATCATGATCCTGGAGCTGGACATGACCCCACCCACCATGTTCCAGCTGGAGTTCGCCAAGGCAGGTGCAGAGGCCGAGCCGAACCGGGAGCTGCACCTGGACAACGCCACCTACCGGGAGAGGTCCACTGCCCCACGGGTCAGGAAGTCCCGCTCATG GTGCCAGGCCCCTCGAGCGCTGTCCTCATCCGCCTCCACTCTCTCGCTGGCGTCCTCAGGGTCTCACAGCCTGCCCCATCCTCACAGCTCCACGGCAACCAAAGTCCAccactga
- the LOC125299619 gene encoding kinesin-like protein KIF3C isoform X1, producing the protein MSKTKNCETVKVVVRCRPLNQKEETAAYENVVDMDVKLGQVALRNPRAAPGELLKSFTFDAVYDASSKQGDLYDETVRPLIDSVLQGFNGTIFAYGQTGTGKTYTMQGQWQDPEKRGIIPNTFEHIFTHISRSQNQQYLVRASYLEIYQEEIRDLLGKDHSRKLELKENPDSGVYIRDLSSFVTKNVKEIEHVMNVGNQTRSIGFTNMNEHSSRSHAIFLITVECSQMGPDGQNHIRVGRLNLVDLAGSERQAKTGVRGERLKEATKINLSLSALGNVISALVDGRSSHVPYRDSKLTRLLQDSLGGNAKTLMVATLGPAAYNYEESLTTLRYANRAKNIRNKPRVNEDPKDALLREFQEEIARLKAQLDKRGVLTKERKERKMKRITEDGESDGELKDEEEEDEEEVEEVVEEVEESSVEKEARAYVQQQQARLEQEKAAIMDDRSLVAEEKHRLLEEKEKMVGDLRKEQEAAELLTTKVKALESKLLVGGKNIMDHTNEQQKMLELKRQEIAEQTRSEREMQQQMLAQDEETLELRETFSSLQQEVELKTKKLKKYKKLYAKLQAVKAEIQDVNDEHVRTRQELEQTQNELTRELKFKYLIIENFIPPEEKNKIMNRLVFDTEEDQWKFQPLVPSENKHTQMKRRPASAVGYKRPISQYARVAIAMGAHSRYRAENIMILELDMTPPTMFQLEFAKAGAEAEPNRELHLDNATYRERSTAPRVRKSRSWCQAPRALSSSASTLSLASSGSHSLPHPHSSTATKVHH; encoded by the exons ATGTCCAAAACCAAGAATTGTGAGACGGTAAAGGTGGTGGTTCGGTGCCGTCCGCTCAACCAGAAGGAGGAGACGGCTGCTTACGAGAATGTCGTTGACATGGATGTAAAATTGGGACAGGTCGCGCTGCGGAACCCCCGGGCCGCCCCCGGCGAGCTCCTCAAATCCTTCACCTTCGACGCAGTGTATGATGCCAGCTCGAAGCAAGGCGACCTGTACGACGAGACTGTACGGCCGCTCATAGACTCAGTTCTTCAAGGCTTCAATGGCACCATCTTCGCCTATGGCCAGACTGGCACTGGGAAGACATACACCATGCAGGGCCAGTGGCAGGATCCGGAGAAGCGCGGTATCATCCCTAACACGTTCGAACACATATTCACGCATATATCTCGCTCACAGAACCAGCAGTACCTGGTGCGCGCCTCCTACCTGGAAATTTACCAGGAGGAGATCCGGGACCTTCTCGGTAAGGACCACAGCCGCAAGCTGGAGCTCAAGGAGAACCCGGATTCGGGGGTCTACATCCGTGACTTATCCTCCTTCGTTACAAAGAATGTCAAAGAGATCGAGCATGTAATGAACGTGGGCAACCAAACGCGCTCCATTGGTTTCACAAACATGAATGAGCACAGCTCGCGCTCGCATGCCATCTTTCTCATCACGGTGGAGTGCAGTCAGATGGGGCCCGATGGGCAAAACCACATTCGGGTGGGCAGGCTCAACCTGGTGGACCTGGCAGGCAGCGAGCGGCAGGCCAAGACCGGCGTCCGGGGAGAACGTCTGAAAGAGGCCACCAAGATCAACCTGTCACTGTCAGCGCTGGGGAACGTTATCTCAGCGCTGGTGGACGGACGGAGCTCACACGTCCCTTACCGCGACTCCAAACTCACGCGGCTGCTCCAGGACTCCTTGGGCGGCAACGCCAAAACACTGATGGTGGCCACCCTTGGGCCGGCTGCCTACAACTACGAGGAGAGCCTCACCACGCTACGCTACGCCAACCGCGCCAAAAACATCCGCAACAAGCCGCGCGTCAACGAGGACCCCAAAGACGCTCTTCTGAGGGAATTCCAGGAGGAGATCGCCAGGCTGAAGGCCCAGCTGGACAAGCGAGGGGTCTTgacaaaggagagaaaagagaggaagatgaagcGAATCACAGAGGATGGGGAGTCTGATGGAGAGCTgaaagatgaagaggaggaggacgaggaggaggtagaggaggtggtagaggaggtagaggagagcAGTGTGGAGAAGGAGGCCAGGGCCTATGTGCAACAGCAACAGGCGAGACTGGAGCAGGAGAAGGCAGCCATCATGGATGACCGCAGCCTGGTGGCGGAGGAGAAGCACAGGCtcctggaggagaaggagaagatggTGGGAGACCTGAGGAAGGAGCAGGAGGCTGCCGAGCTTCTTACCACTAAAGTcaag GCACTGGAGAGCAAGCTCCTGGTTGGGGGGAAGAACATCATGGATCACACCAACGAACAGCAGAAGATGCTGGAGCTTAAGAGGCAGGAGATTGCAGaacag acacgcAGCGAGAGGGAGATGCAGCAGCAAATGCTGGCTCAGGATGAGGAGACCCTGGAGCTCAGAGAGACCTTCTCCTCGCTGCAGCAGGAGGTGGAACTCAAAACCAAGAAACTCAAgaag TACAAAAAG ttgtatgCAAAGCTGCAGGCAGTGAAGGCTGAGATCCAGGACGTGAACGATGAACATGTGAGGACCCGGCAGGAGCTAGAGCAGACTCAGAATGAGCTCACCAGAGAGCTGAAATTCAA ATACCTGATTATTGAGAACTTCATCCCACCTGAGGAGAAGAACAAGATCATGAACCGCCTGGTGTTCGACACCGAGGAGGACCAATGGAAGTTCCAACCCCTCGTTCCTTCAGAAAA CAAACACACTCAGATGAAGAGGAGACCGGCCTCCGCGGTGGGCTACAAGCGACCAATCAGCCAGTACGCCAGGGTTGCCATAGCGATGGGAGCCCATTCCAGATATAGG gcgGAGAATATCATGATCCTGGAGCTGGACATGACCCCACCCACCATGTTCCAGCTGGAGTTCGCCAAGGCAGGTGCAGAGGCCGAGCCGAACCGGGAGCTGCACCTGGACAACGCCACCTACCGGGAGAGGTCCACTGCCCCACGGGTCAGGAAGTCCCGCTCATG GTGCCAGGCCCCTCGAGCGCTGTCCTCATCCGCCTCCACTCTCTCGCTGGCGTCCTCAGGGTCTCACAGCCTGCCCCATCCTCACAGCTCCACGGCAACCAAAGTCCAccactga